The following proteins come from a genomic window of Anopheles ziemanni chromosome 3, idAnoZiCoDA_A2_x.2, whole genome shotgun sequence:
- the LOC131289672 gene encoding anaphase-promoting complex subunit 10, whose translation MSVKMGVNVCPINEERSGNVREVGGRAVWSLSSCKPGFGVDQLRDNSMETYWQSDGQLPHLVNIQFHRKTTVNQIYIYSDYKLDESYTPSRISIRCGTHFNDLQEIEVVDLCEPSGWVCIPIKEYEDEFICTFMIQIAVISNHQNGRDTHMRQIRIHSPTEGSHYPLEHYGKFSTIEFQQFRTIR comes from the exons ATGAGTGTGAAAATGGGTGTAAATGTTTGTCCAATCAACGAAGAACGATCGGGCAATGTGCGGGAGGTAGGCGGGCGAGCGGTATGGAGTTTATCGTCATGTAAACCAG GATTTGGCGTAGATCAGCTGCGTGATAATTCGATGGAAACTTATTGGCAGTCCGACGGGCAGCTGCCACACCTCGTAAACATTCAGTTTCACCGCAAAACGACGGTCAACCAGATTTACATCTATTCCGACTACAAGCTGGACGAGAGCTACACCCCTAGCCGGATATCGATACGCTGTGGGACGCACTTCAACGACCTGCAAGAGATCGAGGTGGTTGACCTATGCGAACCATCCGGATGGGTTTGTATTCCAATCAAGGAGTACGAGGATGAATTTATCTGCACGTTTATGATACAGATCGCGGTGATTAGTAACCACCAGAATGGAAGGGATACCCACATGCGCCAGATACGGATCCATTCACCAACGGAAGGATCGCATTATCCGTTGGAGCACTACGGGAAGTTTAGCACGATAGAATTTCAGCAGTTCCGGACAATCCGTTAG
- the LOC131288449 gene encoding ornithine decarboxylase 1-like gives MKFLENESDKIEIVEGAVDVPAIIDAMVDQLPTEQPFYVMDIGDIVRKHQQWIEKMPRVVPHYAVKCNDNDIVCATLAALGASFDCASKGEISKILSLGVAPERIIFANPMKPASHLRYANSNAVKTMTYDSDTELHKIKQFCPDAKLVIRIRCEAEKAQCPLGKKFGCDPVEEAPRLIKIARSLGLEVVGVSFHVGSGCADFPIYYKAISYARDLFDYGAQLGYTFNLLDIGGGFPGDTGTSIDEVSMIVNAALDTFFPDKAVRVISEPGRYYVSSAFTLVTNVQSKRVCLNARTGTIDRMMYYLNDGVYASFNCILYDHQIPKPKLIGGQGGKLYDTTIWGPTCDALDQLIETIAMPELQIDDWVVFENMGAYTIPVASPFNGFELPKIYAYISKESWKMLETLFPLQNECSLSGNYAERLRSNFETVACA, from the exons ATGAAGTTCCTCGAGAATGAATCGGACAAAATCGAGATCGTCGAGGGAGCGGTCGACGTACCGGCCATCATCGACGCCATGGTCGATCAGCTGCCCACCGAGCAACCGTTCTACGTGATGGACATCGGGGACATTGTGCGCAAGCACCAGCAGTGGATCGAGAAGATGCCGCGCGTCGTGCCGCACTACGCGGTCAAGTGCAACGATAACGACATCGTGTGTGCCACACTGGCAGCCCTCGGCGCCTCGTTCGACTGTGCGTCGAAGGGTGAGATTTCAAAAATCCTATCGCTCGGTGTCGCCCCGGAGCGGATCATCTTCGCGAACCCGATGAAACCGGCCTCGCACCTTCGCTACGCGAACAGCAACGCGGTCAAGACAATGACCTACGACAGCGATACCGAGCTGCACAAGATCAAGCAGTTCTGTCCGGATGCCAA ATTGGTCATCCGCATTCGCTGCGAGGCTGAGAAGGCCCAATGTCCGCTGGGCAAGAAGTTTGGCTGCGATCCAGTTGAGGAGGCACCGAGGCTGATCAAGATCGCACGCAGCCTCGGTCTGGAGGTGGTGGGCGTTAGCTTCCACGTCGGATCGGGCTGTGCCGATTTCCCCATCTACTACAAGGCAATCTCGTACGCACGCGACCTGTTCGACTATGGCGCCCAGCTCGGCTATACGTTCAATCTGCTGGACATTGGTGGTGGCTTCCCGGGCGACACCGGCACCTCGATCGACGAGGTGTCGATGATCGTCAACGCGGCACTCGATACGTTCTTCCCGGACAAGGCGGTTCGCGTCATCTCCGAACCGGGCCGGTACTACGTGTCGTCGGCGTTCACTCTCGTCACGAACGTGCAATCGAAGCGCGTTTGTCTGAACGCCAGAACGGGCACCATCGATCGGATGATGTACTACCTCAACGACGGGGTGTACGCGTCTTTCAACTGCATCCTGTACGATCATCAGATCCCCAAGCCGAAGCTGATCGGCGGTCAGGGCGGTAAGCTCTACGACACTACGATCTGGGGACCGACTTGCGATGCGCTTGATCAGCTGATCGAAACAATCGCCATGCCCGAGCTGCAGATCGATGATTGGGTTGTGTTCGAGAACATGGGTGCATACACCATTCCGGTGGCCAGCCCATTCAATGGCTTCGAACTGCCCAAAATCTACGCCTACATCAGTAAGGAAAGTTG gAAAATGTTGGAGACACTGTTCCCACTGCAAAATGAATGTTCTCTCAGCGGCAACTACGCCGAACGCTTGcgcagcaactttgaaacggtGGCCTGTGCTTGA
- the LOC131286763 gene encoding coiled-coil domain-containing protein 22 homolog, with translation MDDIDNIILHSLRQIDCDLDEDIQGLEHFTPSILVRTISKCLLLIDPSLDLPHSLPPGMAQRFTVTARLAEACTVVGYRRDIGYQTFLYPNVAEVRRVFMFLIEQLPKETTDSGGTETPFDRVTDLENRIVENMHQQLRCSWRKDRSPLDLRQGGRMGRGIANIPFVTQSDVTAEIKEYWLRRSGLWEEVDRDEVDRQQLPSNGSEQVENPISKLQAYYAQNKAKSPLTEELPDGGESSPTCEDQLSVIDEEIGKIQQSLQEMRSEYQELRARRENVREGTKGLEKTVEKLKEEKKIKERTHILLENPEVNVAKLESIIVAAGEKMKKLQTQWETHRAPLVATLREQQAKHSDKMSKSQNMIDEIESARQKSEQVIVDLQTKSALHARLIQEYEKISKTVSRTAYTGRILEIIGNIRKQKTDIEKILHDTRSLQKEINSTTGQLDRQFAVTDDLIFRNAKRDEHCKRAYILLVALHTECSELVGLVQETGAIKREVRELEDQIENEKDRNVVANLAQIGRDLEEMQQDSRRLEDAIRQLEASSGRNGMN, from the exons ATGGATGATATtgataatattattttacacTCACTGCGTCAAATCGATTG CGATTTAGACGAAGATATACAGGGACTGGAACACTTTACGCCTTCAATTTTAGTCCGAACCATCTCAAAATGCTTGCTTCTCATCGATCCCTCGCTGGACCTGCCGCATTCCCTCCCGCCCGGTATGGCGCAAAGGTTCACCGTCACGGCACGCCTAGCAGAGGCTTGTACG GTCGTTGGCTACCGTCGGGACATTGGTTATCAAACGTTCCTTTACCCGAACGTAGCCGAGGTGCGTCGAGTGTTCATGTTTCTCATCGAACAGCTACCCAAAGAGACGACCGATTCCGGTGGAACGGAAACCCCGTTCGACCGGGTAACCGATCTGGAGAATCGCATCGTAGAAAATATGCACCAGCAGTTGCGTTGTTCGTGGCGGAAAGATCGATCACCGTTGGATCTGCGACAGGGTGGTCGTATGGGGCGCGGCATTGCCAACATTCCTTTCGTGACGCAAAGCGATGTAACGGCAG AGATCAAAGAGTACTGGTTGCGCCGAAGTGGTCTCTGGGAGGAAGTCGATCGGGATGAAGTGGACCGGCAACAATTACCGAGCAACGGGTCCGAACAGGTTGAGAATCCAATCTCAAAGCTGCAGGCCTATTACGCTCAGAATAAAGCGAAATCACCTCTTACCGAAGAGCTTCCGGATGGTGGCGAATCATCGCCCACCTGCGAGGATCAGCTCAGCGTAATCGATGAAGAAATCGGGAAGATACAACAGTCACTTCAGGAGATGCGTTCCGAATATCAGGAACTGCGAGCAAGACGAGAAAACGTTCGCGAAGGGACAAAGGGCCTCGAAAAGACGGTGGAGAAGttgaaagaggaaaagaaaatcaaagaaaGGACACACATTCTCTTGGAGAACCCGGAGGTAAACGTGGCTAAACTGGAATCGATAATAGTGGCCGCCGGAGAgaagatgaaaaaattgcaGACCCAATGGGAGACACATCGAGCCCCGCTGGTAGCGACACTGCGAGAGCAGCAAGCGAAACATTCAGATAAAATG AGTAAATCCCAAAACATGATCGACGAAATCGAGTCCGCCCGACAAAAATCCGAGCAAGTTATCGTCGATTTGCAGACGAAAAGTGCTCTCCATGCCCGGCTCATACAGGAGTACGAGAAGATCAGTAAAACGGTCAGCAGGACGGCGTACACCGGGCGGATACTGGAGATCATTGGTAACATACGCAAGCAAAAGACGGACATCGAGAAGATTCTGCACGATACGCGCAGCCTGCAGAAAGAAATCAATTCCACCACCGGCCAGCTCGATCGACAGTTTGCCGTCACGGACGATCTGATCTTCCGCAACGCCAAGCGGGACGAGCACTGCAAGCGGGCGTACATTCTGCTCGTTGCCCTGCACACCGAGTGCAGCGAGCTGGTCGGGTTGGTGCAGGAAACGGGCGCCATTAAGCGGGAGGTGCGCGAACTGGAGGACCAGATCGAGAACGAAAAGGATCGTAATGTAGTCGCCAATTTGGCACAGATTGGGCGAGATTTGGAGGAGATGCAGCAAGATAGTCGCCGGTTGGAGGACGCAATTCGACAGCTTGAAGCGTCCTCCGGGAGAAACGGGATGAACTAA
- the LOC131289671 gene encoding probable transaldolase, which yields MSSAEPQTKKTKMASSLEQLKQLTTIVADTGDFEAMKTYKPTDATTNPSLILSAAGMDQYQHLIDKAIKHGQKAGTTVEEKVGEAADMLFVLFGCEILKLVPGRVSTEIDARLSFNKEASIAKALKLIALYEELGVKRDRVLIKLASTWEGIQAASVLEKEHNIHCNLTLLFSFAQAVACAEAGVTLISPFVGRILDWYVANTDQKTFEPEQDPGVVSVTKIYNYYKKFGYKTVVMGASFRNVGEIMALAGCDLLTISPKLLGDLEKSTEPVKRYLDAEKAKAGSLEKIQMDEATFRWMLNEDQMSTDKLSDGIRKFAADGRKLETMLRGLIQASE from the exons ATGAGCAGTGCTGAACCGCAGACGAAAAAGACGAAAATGGCATCGAGTTTGGAACAGTTGAAGCAGCTCACCACCATCGTGGCCGATACCGGCGACTTTGAGG CGATGAAAACATACAAACCTACCGATGCCACCACGAATCCGTCATTGATTTTGTCGGCCGCTGGAATGGACCAATATCAGCACCTGATCGATAAGGCCATCAAGCACGGACAGAAGGCGGGAAC GACCGTCGAAGAAAAGGTAGGAGAAGCTGCCGATATGCTGTTCGTACTGTTCGGATGCGAAATTTTGAAGCTTGTACCGGGGCGCGTGTCGACGGAAATCGATGCCCGATTGTCGTTCAACAAGGAAGCTTCGATTGCAAAAGCATTGAAACTTATTGCCCTGTACGAGGAACTTGGTGTCAAGCGCGACCGCGTGCTGATCAAGCTGGCCTCGACCTGGGAAGGCATTCAAGCGGCAAGTGTACTCGAGAAGGAGCACAACATTCATTGCAACCTGACGCTACTGTTTTCGTTCGCTCAAGCGGTGGCATGTGCCGAGGCGGGTGTCACGCTGATTTCTCCGTTCGTCGGTCGCATCCTCGATTGGTATGTGGCAAATACCGACCAGAAGACGTTCGAGCCCGAGCAGGACCCGGGCGTTGTTTCGGTGACGAAGATTTACAATTACTACAAAAAGTTTGGCTACAAAACCGTCGTCATGGGCGCGTCGTTCCGCAACGTGGGAGAAATCATGGCCCTGGCTGGGTGCGATCTGCTCACCATTAGCCCCAAGCTGCTGGGGGATTTGGAAAAGAGCACCGAGCCGGTGAAGCGCTATCTCGATGCCGAGAAGGCGAAGGCGGGCAGTCTGGAGAAGATCCAGATGGACGAAGCGACATTCCGTTGGATGCTGAACGAAGATCAGATGTCCACCGATAAGCTTTCGGACGGAATCCGTAAATTTGCTGCCGATGGTCGTAAACTGGAAACTATGCTGCGCGGTTTGATTCAAGCTTCCGAGTAA
- the LOC131288447 gene encoding eukaryotic translation initiation factor 2D isoform X1, translating to MFIKPYKIKSNILVTGSEKKRLRQRVMAQFNRVDDESTTSPLAELFGNRTKVCTVKLITYHDEPVTVYTSDKRPIFFEAHGKLLPTVYTLWSCPDLVPAFTTQPTVLPKLANGADLMIPGIVKQGTSRASWGRHQKDDIVAVNLTSNRAAVGVGLLAHSSDDLYMCGGHGVCVKMMHVFGDKLWGMEPSVCQQVPLQGSVVNVPSESDFPPLGSEKVKPANEAPIKQVTKALENSVISSDKNPESDGEISSDEASEEQAEEEKPPNPDDLIKSAFLNVLKLHGKKIQLPMLASTFYPQYVQPEIPEGIEMKKSSYKKVGTFFKRMVEEGLLEMKEEKKGIEKVTALNLEHPAVLSFYPYKITKATDQDSGAGAVASGASNPLLLTKMTALYAVNERTSKLFGCFNVAVGQSLDPTQIRNYMRDYVGRNKLIDPGTKLVTLDDTLKEICGNDDLVSLPDLSETVLNSMTSTFEMRSQKGPVMKGGKRAIIHLTTATRSGNKKVTLISNLADYGINVSEFAKTVKLGAAASTTMTEVPGSKGEQLLVQGNHIKFVFELLTTTYQVPKACITGLEFAKEQKKKKKK from the exons atgtttattaagCCGTACAAAATAAAGTCAAACATCCTCGTGACGGGATCCGAGAAGAAAAGGCTGCGGCAAAGGGTAATGGCCCAATTTAATCGAGTGGACGACGAATCGACGACGTCACCTTTGGCCGAGCTGTTCGGCAACCGGACGAAAGTGTGCACAGTGAAACTAATAACCTACCACGACGAACCGGTCACGGTGTATACCAGCGATAAGCGGCCGATCTTTTTCGAGGCCCACGGAAAGCTCCTACCGACCGTGTACACGCTTTGGAGTTGCCCGGACCTGGTGCCGGCCTTCACGACCCAACCTACCGTCCTACCGAAGTTGGCCAACGGAGCGGATCTAATGATACCGGGGATTGTGAAGCAAGGCACAAGCCGAGCTTCCTGGGGCCGCCATCAAAAGGATGATATAGTGGCGGTCAATTTGACATCGAACAGGGCGGCCGTTGGGGTGGGACTGCTGGCACACTCGAGCGACGATTTGTACATGTGCGGTGGCCATGGCGTGTGCGTGAAAATGATGCACGTATTTGGCGATAAGCTGTGGGGGATGGAACCTTCCGTTTGCCAGCAGGTACCCTTGCAGGGGTCCGTTGTAAACGTTCCGTCCGAGTCCGATTTTCCTCCGCTTGGCAGTGAAAAGGTTAAGCCAGCTAATGAAGCGCCAATAAAACAG GTTACAAAAGCTCTTGAAAACAGCGTTATAAGCTCGGACAAGAATCCAGAAAGTGATGGTGAAATATCATCCGACGAAGCCAGCGAGGAACAAgccgaggaagaaaaacctccCAATCCAGATGATCTTATTAAATCAGCGTTTCTCAATGTATTAAAACTGCACGGTAAAAAGATTCAGCTCCCGATGTTGGCCAGCACCTTCTATCCCCAATACGTGCAACCGGAGATTCCGGAAGGGATTGAGATGAAAAAAAGCTCTTACAAGAAGGTTGGTACTTTCTTCAAGCGAATGGTCGAGGAAGGATTGCTCGAAatgaaggaggaaaagaaaggaatcGAAAAAGTAACCGCACTAAACCTCGAGCATCCAGCCGTACTGTCCTTTTATCCCTATAAAATAACGAAAGCGACGGATCAGGATTCCGGTGCCGGTGCGGTGGCTTCCGGTGCTTCCAATCCGCTGCTGCTAACCAAAATGACGGCCCTGTATGCCGTCAACGAGCGTACGAGTAAACTTTTTGGTTGTTTCAATGTAGCCGTCGGGCAGTCGCTCGATCCGACGCAGATTCGAAATTATATGCGTGATTACGTGGGACGCAACAAGCTCATCGATCCGGGCACCAAACTGGTCACGTTAGATGACACCCTGAAGGAAATATGTGGCAATGATGACCTCGTGTCGCTGCCGGACCTATCGGAAACGGTGCTGAACAGCATGACAAGCACGTTCGAAATGCGTAGTCAAAAAGGTCCAGTTATGAAGGGTGGTAAACGTGCGATTATCCATCTTACAACGGCCACTCGCAGTGGCAATAAGAAGGTTACGCTAATCAGCAATCTCGCCGACTATGGTATCAATGTGAGCGAATTCGCAAAGACGGTGAAGTTGGGAGCGGCCGCCAGTACGACGATGACGGAAGTTCCTGGTTCGAAGGGAGAACAGTTGCTGGTGCAGGGTAATCATATAAAGTTTGTGTTCGAGCTCCTGACCACGACTTACCAGGTTCCGAAAGCGTGCATTACGGGGCTAGAGTTTGCTAaggaacagaagaaaaaaaagaaaaagtaa
- the LOC131288447 gene encoding eukaryotic translation initiation factor 2D isoform X2 — MFIKPYKIKSNILVTGSEKKRLRQRVMAQFNRVDDESTTSPLAELFGNRTKVCTVKLITYHDEPVTVYTSDKRPIFFEAHGKLLPTVYTLWSCPDLVPAFTTQPTVLPKLANGADLMIPGIVKQGTSRASWGRHQKDDIVAVNLTSNRAAVGVGLLAHSSDDLYMCGGHGVCVKMMHVFGDKLWGMEPSVCQQVPLQGSVVNVPSESDFPPLGSEKVKPANEVTKALENSVISSDKNPESDGEISSDEASEEQAEEEKPPNPDDLIKSAFLNVLKLHGKKIQLPMLASTFYPQYVQPEIPEGIEMKKSSYKKVGTFFKRMVEEGLLEMKEEKKGIEKVTALNLEHPAVLSFYPYKITKATDQDSGAGAVASGASNPLLLTKMTALYAVNERTSKLFGCFNVAVGQSLDPTQIRNYMRDYVGRNKLIDPGTKLVTLDDTLKEICGNDDLVSLPDLSETVLNSMTSTFEMRSQKGPVMKGGKRAIIHLTTATRSGNKKVTLISNLADYGINVSEFAKTVKLGAAASTTMTEVPGSKGEQLLVQGNHIKFVFELLTTTYQVPKACITGLEFAKEQKKKKKK; from the exons atgtttattaagCCGTACAAAATAAAGTCAAACATCCTCGTGACGGGATCCGAGAAGAAAAGGCTGCGGCAAAGGGTAATGGCCCAATTTAATCGAGTGGACGACGAATCGACGACGTCACCTTTGGCCGAGCTGTTCGGCAACCGGACGAAAGTGTGCACAGTGAAACTAATAACCTACCACGACGAACCGGTCACGGTGTATACCAGCGATAAGCGGCCGATCTTTTTCGAGGCCCACGGAAAGCTCCTACCGACCGTGTACACGCTTTGGAGTTGCCCGGACCTGGTGCCGGCCTTCACGACCCAACCTACCGTCCTACCGAAGTTGGCCAACGGAGCGGATCTAATGATACCGGGGATTGTGAAGCAAGGCACAAGCCGAGCTTCCTGGGGCCGCCATCAAAAGGATGATATAGTGGCGGTCAATTTGACATCGAACAGGGCGGCCGTTGGGGTGGGACTGCTGGCACACTCGAGCGACGATTTGTACATGTGCGGTGGCCATGGCGTGTGCGTGAAAATGATGCACGTATTTGGCGATAAGCTGTGGGGGATGGAACCTTCCGTTTGCCAGCAGGTACCCTTGCAGGGGTCCGTTGTAAACGTTCCGTCCGAGTCCGATTTTCCTCCGCTTGGCAGTGAAAAGGTTAAGCCAGCTAATGAA GTTACAAAAGCTCTTGAAAACAGCGTTATAAGCTCGGACAAGAATCCAGAAAGTGATGGTGAAATATCATCCGACGAAGCCAGCGAGGAACAAgccgaggaagaaaaacctccCAATCCAGATGATCTTATTAAATCAGCGTTTCTCAATGTATTAAAACTGCACGGTAAAAAGATTCAGCTCCCGATGTTGGCCAGCACCTTCTATCCCCAATACGTGCAACCGGAGATTCCGGAAGGGATTGAGATGAAAAAAAGCTCTTACAAGAAGGTTGGTACTTTCTTCAAGCGAATGGTCGAGGAAGGATTGCTCGAAatgaaggaggaaaagaaaggaatcGAAAAAGTAACCGCACTAAACCTCGAGCATCCAGCCGTACTGTCCTTTTATCCCTATAAAATAACGAAAGCGACGGATCAGGATTCCGGTGCCGGTGCGGTGGCTTCCGGTGCTTCCAATCCGCTGCTGCTAACCAAAATGACGGCCCTGTATGCCGTCAACGAGCGTACGAGTAAACTTTTTGGTTGTTTCAATGTAGCCGTCGGGCAGTCGCTCGATCCGACGCAGATTCGAAATTATATGCGTGATTACGTGGGACGCAACAAGCTCATCGATCCGGGCACCAAACTGGTCACGTTAGATGACACCCTGAAGGAAATATGTGGCAATGATGACCTCGTGTCGCTGCCGGACCTATCGGAAACGGTGCTGAACAGCATGACAAGCACGTTCGAAATGCGTAGTCAAAAAGGTCCAGTTATGAAGGGTGGTAAACGTGCGATTATCCATCTTACAACGGCCACTCGCAGTGGCAATAAGAAGGTTACGCTAATCAGCAATCTCGCCGACTATGGTATCAATGTGAGCGAATTCGCAAAGACGGTGAAGTTGGGAGCGGCCGCCAGTACGACGATGACGGAAGTTCCTGGTTCGAAGGGAGAACAGTTGCTGGTGCAGGGTAATCATATAAAGTTTGTGTTCGAGCTCCTGACCACGACTTACCAGGTTCCGAAAGCGTGCATTACGGGGCTAGAGTTTGCTAaggaacagaagaaaaaaaagaaaaagtaa
- the LOC131285851 gene encoding large ribosomal subunit protein eL39, with protein MRFMRQSKAAHLVEMSAHKTFRIKQKLAKKLKQNRPIPQWIRMRTGNTIRYNAKRRHWRRTKLKL; from the exons ATGCGCTTCATGCGGCAGTCAAAAGCTGC ACACTTGGTCGAAATG TCGGCTCACAAAACGTTCCGTATCAAGCAAAAGCTTGCTAAGAAGCTGAAGCAAAACAGACCTATCCCGCAATGGATTCGTATGCGCACTGGTAACACCATCCG CTACAACGCCAAGCGCCGTCACTGGAGACGTACCAAGCTGAAGCTGTAA
- the LOC131288448 gene encoding uncharacterized protein LOC131288448, translating into MLRTLVRRNPFSVGNGWCTVRRTFLSEAYQCREAWNARLTTPILEKVNLDTLYYDLEQRFQQKSKISAIDIDIYANKLLDDAHIDEIADLLYKFRLTEETSNTLASTHHALVRNYLDHKCYGQLIDVLNNRIGYGIFLDDYSANLTLDQLIKAKEFRYAARIATLLALQEDFANPITRALALYSCYRYAKAPDAEHFDDLAPVESEIGEAEAPKKKKKDEVKVRVKFLRNEFFDDHFDLKDSQLLLGKAFVELGRSYGGVGSVVGLSCELLGLTLYKKYDQCLNYVQENSNKDINEEVLGMIRATLEKESNKDDEKYARYCEVLDKASFKLNKESFEKLLIDLVQKSVSENEKLQIETQSKTYSDWCAQRQQRLDEELSRLQRAKRLKEIEQMTVEMEKEEQKLWFFENEDKIDLQIDSKRVFYPKRWFGKKKKPRTVDIDYVPPEVRQRNQS; encoded by the exons ATGTTACGGACATTGGTTCGACGTAATCCGTTCTCCGTCGGCAACGGTTGGTGTACGGTACGGCGAACGTTTCTCTCTGAAGCCTATCAGTGCCGAGAGGCATGGAATGCAAGACTTACAACACCGATTTTAGAAAAAGTGAACCTGGATACACTCTACTACGATCTGGAGCAGCGGTTCCAGCAGAAGAGTAAAATTTCAGCGATCGACATCGATATCTACGCCAACAAACTGCTGGATGATGCGCACATCGATGAAATAGCCGATCTGTTGTACAAATTTCGACTGACGGAGGAAACGTCCAACACACTCGCCTCAACGCATCACGCTCTGGTACGGAACTATCTCGATCACAAGTGCTACGGCCAGTTGATCGACGTGCTGAACAACAGGATTGGGTACGGCATATTTCTCGACGATTACAGCGCCAATTTGACGTTGGATCAGTTGATCAAGGCAAAGGAGTTTCGATACGCGGCACGAATTGCAACACTGCTGGCACTGCAGGAGGACTTTGCGAATCCCATTACGAGGGCGTTAGCCCTCTACAGTTGCTACCGGTACGCCAAAGCACCGGATGCGGAGCATTTTGATGATCTGGCCCCAGTCGAGTCGGAGATAGGTGAAGCGGAAGctccgaagaagaaaaagaaggacgAAGTCAAAGTGAGAGTAAAGTTTCTGCGGAACGAGTTCTTTGACGACCATTTCGACCTGAAGGACAGTCAGCTATTGCTTGGGAAAGCTTTCGTCGAACTAGGCCGAAGCTACGGAGGAGTCGGAAGTGTCGTCGGATTGAGCTGTGAGCTATTGGGCTTAACTTTGTATAAAAAGTACGACCAGTGTTTGAACTACGTGCAGGAAAACTCCAATAAGGACATTAATGAAGAGGTCCTTGGGATGATTCGTGCGACATTGGAGAAAGAGTCTAACAAGGACGATGAAAAGTATGCACGATACTGCGAGGTGCTAGATAAAGCATCGTTTAAACTTAACAAGGAAAGTTTCGAAAAGTTGCTCATTGACCTGGTACAAAAAAGTGTGTCAGAGAATGAAAAGTTACAAATCGAAACCCAAAGCAAG ACTTACTCCGACTGGTGTGCCCAAAGGCAGCAGCGACTGGACGAAGAGTTAAGCCGGTTGCAGCGGGCGAAACGATTGAAGGAAATCGAACAAATGACCGTTGAAATGGAGAAGGAAGAGCAGAAGCTGTGGTTCTTCGAAAACGAAGACAAGATTGACCTGCAGATCGACAGCAAGCGCGTATTTTATCCGAAACGGTGGTTCGGCAAGAAAAAGAAGCCCCGCACCGTGGACATTGATTATGTCCCACCGGAAGTGCGGCAGCGAAATCAGTCGTAG
- the LOC131288451 gene encoding thyroid transcription factor 1-associated protein 26-like, which translates to MKTTNKSNTQTRMGMPGGMRNDKRNDNHPHQRKTNSFFRNVPESKRSGPQHRTGSSGVGPPSGKNGPGVKQTTSFKPKHQERGHDRSNNHSRGPHKPKGPHRGHQKAPARGPSRPVKQGERQSEFTSKPEKVNFCLAPERLEAQARAMKHFERQEKEKALQQRKDERNKNHKIMTLKTRKGQPVMQGRMELLFEKVKKSVGVI; encoded by the coding sequence atgaaaacaaccAATAAATCCAATACCCAAACTCGAATGGGAATGCCAGGAGGTATGCGAAACGATAAAAGAAACGACAACCATCCCCATCAAAGGAAAACGAATAGTTTTTTCCGCAATGTTCCGGAGTCAAAGAGATCCGGACCGCAACATCGTACCGGCAGTAGCGGTGTTGGCCCTCCTTCTGGAAAAAATGGTCCGGGAGTGAAACAAACTACCTCTTTCAAACCAAAGCACCAAGAACGTGGCCATGATCGAAGCAATAATCACAGCAGAGGGCCCCACAAACCGAAAGGACCACACAGAGGGCACCAGAAAGCTCCAGCTCGAGGACCTTCCAGGCCGGTCAAACAAGGCGAGCGACAGAGCGAGTTCACGAGTAAGCCGGAAAAGGTTAACTTTTGCCTAGCGCCGGAGCGATTGGAGGCACAGGCCCGGGCGATGAAACATTTCGAACggcaggaaaaggaaaaggctTTACAGCAAAGAAAGGACGAGCGCAATAAGAACCACAAAATAATGACTCTCAAAACTCGCAAAGGACAACCGGTGATGCAGGGCAGGATGGAGCTGTTGTTtgagaaagtgaaaaagtcTGTTGGTgttatttag